A region from the Terriglobia bacterium genome encodes:
- a CDS encoding HlyD family efflux transporter periplasmic adaptor subunit has product MDIPRKSQARKRRILRTLYAILVLALAAGITLALRRLKPAPPSVEFSTVWVSTVKRGNIKREVRGPGTLVPEEIRWVAAQASGRVERRLVQPGAFVKPDTVLIELSNPQLEQEVLTALSDWKSSESDFTDYKVKLEVDELNTDARLAQLESDYSTAKMRSEAQDNLALYGLTTDLDVRQARETAANTARQLDLQRKLKEKNKESIVAQLAIRQRAVDKLHAVYDLKNRELMQLKVRAGVDGVLQEMKVEEGKQIGIGTDVARVANPRKLKAELKIMETQAKDVQLGQIASIDMHGNSLIPGRVIRKDPTVLSGTVTVDVALDGDLPKGAIPDLSVDGTIELERLNDVVYVERPTQGQEGSTIGLFKLTPDGKEASRVQVKIGRVSVSTVEILGGLNPGDRVILSDMSAQDAYDRIRIIY; this is encoded by the coding sequence ATGGACATTCCGCGGAAATCTCAGGCACGCAAGCGCCGCATCCTTCGCACTTTATATGCAATTCTCGTCCTGGCCCTCGCCGCCGGGATTACGCTGGCTTTGAGGAGACTCAAGCCGGCTCCCCCCAGCGTAGAGTTCTCGACCGTCTGGGTCAGCACGGTCAAACGCGGCAACATAAAGCGTGAGGTGAGGGGGCCGGGCACTCTGGTTCCCGAGGAAATACGCTGGGTTGCAGCGCAAGCCAGCGGCCGCGTCGAGCGCAGGCTGGTTCAGCCGGGAGCCTTTGTGAAGCCGGATACCGTCTTGATCGAGCTGAGCAATCCTCAGTTGGAGCAGGAAGTGCTGACCGCGCTAAGCGACTGGAAGTCCTCTGAGAGCGACTTTACCGACTATAAGGTGAAACTGGAAGTCGATGAGCTGAACACCGACGCTCGTCTTGCTCAGCTCGAGTCGGACTACAGCACAGCCAAGATGAGATCTGAAGCCCAGGATAATCTCGCCCTGTACGGTCTAACCACGGATCTGGACGTACGTCAAGCAAGGGAGACGGCAGCGAATACGGCCAGGCAGCTCGACCTTCAAAGGAAGCTCAAGGAAAAAAACAAGGAGTCGATCGTTGCGCAACTGGCCATCAGGCAGAGAGCGGTCGACAAACTGCACGCTGTGTATGACCTGAAAAACAGGGAACTCATGCAGCTCAAAGTGAGAGCCGGCGTCGACGGTGTGCTTCAGGAGATGAAGGTGGAAGAAGGCAAGCAGATCGGGATCGGCACGGATGTGGCCCGAGTTGCCAATCCCAGGAAGCTCAAGGCTGAACTCAAGATCATGGAAACGCAGGCCAAGGACGTCCAGCTCGGCCAGATTGCTTCCATCGACATGCACGGGAACTCCTTGATCCCGGGGCGTGTCATCCGGAAGGATCCCACGGTGCTGAGCGGAACCGTAACGGTGGATGTCGCCCTCGACGGGGATCTCCCTAAAGGAGCCATTCCCGATCTCAGTGTCGATGGAACAATCGAACTTGAGCGCCTGAATGACGTAGTATATGTTGAACGTCCGACGCAAGGCCAGGAGGGAAGCACGATCGGGCTTTTCAAGCTGACACCCGACGGCAAGGAAGCCTCTCGGGTTCAGGTCAAGATCGGTCGGGTTTCCGTGAGCACGGTTGAGATCCTGGGAGGTCTCAATCCAGGAGATCGGGTGATTCTGTCCGACATGTCTGCGCAGGATGCCTATGATCGTATCCGAATTATCTATTGA
- the secG gene encoding preprotein translocase subunit SecG produces the protein MLLNYIIVALHVLVCFVLILVVLLQSGKGADLAGAFGGGGTQTAFGSRGPASFLSKATTVAAVVFMLTSIMLSGVGGGATSKSILDATKGTAAPVSKAPPRPAAKSDVKVLTPEEIKKRQEEIESKQKQAPAKTPEQPVTPASQQAPVPVKK, from the coding sequence ATGTTACTCAACTACATAATTGTTGCTCTGCACGTGCTGGTTTGCTTTGTTTTGATTCTCGTCGTGCTCCTGCAATCAGGCAAGGGTGCCGACTTGGCGGGAGCTTTTGGGGGCGGAGGTACGCAAACCGCTTTTGGCAGCCGGGGGCCGGCATCCTTTCTCTCCAAAGCGACAACGGTTGCCGCTGTTGTTTTCATGCTTACCAGCATCATGCTCTCCGGCGTGGGTGGTGGCGCCACCAGCAAATCGATTCTGGATGCCACCAAAGGGACTGCAGCTCCGGTTTCGAAAGCGCCTCCCCGCCCGGCCGCTAAGAGCGACGTAAAGGTGCTGACTCCGGAAGAGATCAAGAAGAGGCAGGAGGAGATCGAGTCAAAGCAGAAACAGGCTCCTGCGAAGACTCCCGAGCAGCCGGTGACTCCAGCCTCCCAGCAGGCGCCGGTACCGGTAAAAAAGTAA
- a CDS encoding ABC transporter ATP-binding protein encodes MTEADHSLIHLEGVKKIFFTEEVETHALAGIHLDIQKGEYVSISGPSGCGKSTLLSILGLLDSPTDGIYQLDDKPVEKLNASERARIRNRQIGFVFQSFNLIGDLTVFENVELPLTYRGMKSSERKTRVNEALEKVEMAHRAKHLPSQLSGGQQQRVAVARALVGSPLILLADEPTGNLDSKNGEAVMELMSNLHKEGATICMVTHDPRYALHAERTIHLFDGRVVEEDVAEAS; translated from the coding sequence ATGACTGAAGCGGATCATTCTCTCATTCACCTCGAGGGTGTTAAAAAGATCTTTTTCACCGAAGAAGTCGAAACTCACGCTCTGGCCGGAATTCATCTGGATATCCAGAAAGGCGAGTACGTCTCGATCTCCGGCCCTTCAGGCTGTGGAAAATCGACCCTGCTTTCGATCCTGGGCCTCCTGGATTCTCCCACCGATGGGATCTATCAGCTCGACGACAAGCCGGTGGAAAAGCTCAACGCCTCCGAGCGCGCCCGCATACGCAACCGGCAGATCGGGTTTGTCTTCCAGAGCTTCAACCTGATCGGCGATCTCACGGTCTTCGAGAACGTGGAACTGCCGCTGACCTATCGCGGCATGAAGTCCTCGGAACGCAAGACCCGCGTCAACGAGGCGCTCGAGAAGGTGGAAATGGCGCACCGCGCCAAACACCTGCCGAGCCAGTTGTCCGGGGGCCAGCAGCAGCGCGTCGCAGTGGCCCGCGCTCTGGTAGGCAGCCCCCTGATTCTGCTCGCCGACGAGCCGACAGGGAATCTCGACTCCAAGAATGGCGAGGCGGTCATGGAGCTGATGAGCAACCTCCACAAGGAGGGCGCAACCATTTGCATGGTGACCCATGACCCGCGCTATGCCCTGCACGCGGAGCGTACCATCCATCTCTTCGACGGCCGCGTGGTGGAAGAGGACGTCGCTGAGGCCAGCTGA
- the tpiA gene encoding triose-phosphate isomerase, translated as MRIPVIAGNWKMNKTLAEARELSRAIRDGAATATHCQVILAPPYTALSTVAEMVRGSSLILAAQDVFWEPSGAYTGEISIPMLEDVGCQAVIIGHSERRQYFSETDQTVNRRLHAVMKSSLVPIFCFGETLAQREAGSYHDAIYQQLAGGLDRLTHQDLLRIILAYEPVWAIGTGRTASPEIAQEVHRAVRAWLAKNFGDETARQVRILYGGSIKPENISDLMRQPDIDGGLVGGACLEAKSFLRIVHY; from the coding sequence ATGAGAATTCCGGTGATTGCGGGCAACTGGAAGATGAACAAGACGCTCGCCGAAGCGCGTGAGCTCAGCCGGGCTATCCGCGATGGGGCCGCGACCGCGACACACTGCCAGGTTATTTTGGCTCCCCCCTACACGGCGCTTTCCACTGTGGCTGAGATGGTGCGGGGCTCCTCACTGATCCTGGCTGCCCAGGACGTGTTCTGGGAGCCATCGGGGGCGTACACGGGCGAAATCAGCATCCCTATGCTGGAAGATGTGGGCTGCCAAGCGGTGATCATCGGGCACTCGGAACGCCGGCAGTATTTCAGCGAGACCGACCAGACGGTCAACCGGCGCCTGCATGCCGTGATGAAGTCTTCTCTGGTTCCAATCTTCTGTTTCGGCGAGACGCTGGCCCAACGGGAAGCCGGAAGCTATCACGACGCTATCTATCAACAACTTGCGGGTGGGCTCGATCGCTTGACACACCAGGACCTCTTGCGTATTATTCTCGCCTACGAACCGGTCTGGGCAATCGGAACGGGGCGCACAGCTTCACCGGAAATTGCCCAGGAGGTGCATCGTGCCGTCCGTGCCTGGCTTGCTAAGAACTTCGGTGACGAGACGGCGCGACAGGTTCGCATTTTATACGGCGGCAGCATCAAGCCTGAAAACATCTCCGACTTGATGCGCCAGCCGGATATTGACGGTGGGCTGGTTGGTGGTGCGTGCCTCGAGGCTAAGAGTTTCTTGCGCATCGTCCACTATTGA
- the gap gene encoding type I glyceraldehyde-3-phosphate dehydrogenase, with amino-acid sequence MSVKVAINGFGRIGRNLIRCSYKNPEVEYVGVNDLTNPEVLAHLLKYDTVLGRFEGTVEVKEGNIVVGGKPMRVFSEKDPGKLNWSDLGAQIVVESTGLFTDADKAKAHLKGTVKKVIISAPGKNVDGTFCMGVNIDSYDPARQHIISNASCTTNCLAPVAKVLDEKFGIESGFMTTVHSYTNDQNLLDLQHRDLRRARAAALNIVPSSTGAAKAIGLVLPKLAGRLDGIAIRVPTPNVSLVDLVILARAKATKEDVNLAFRAASEGALKGILGYSEEPLVSSDYMHNPLSSIVDSLETKVNGNLIKVLSWYDNEWGYSMRLFDLTRYVGARL; translated from the coding sequence ATGTCTGTCAAAGTCGCCATCAACGGTTTTGGCCGTATCGGCCGCAATCTGATCCGTTGCTCGTATAAAAATCCCGAGGTCGAGTATGTGGGGGTGAACGACCTCACCAATCCCGAGGTGCTTGCGCACCTGCTCAAATACGACACCGTTCTGGGCCGGTTTGAAGGTACGGTCGAGGTCAAAGAGGGCAACATCGTCGTAGGCGGCAAACCGATGAGGGTGTTCAGCGAAAAGGATCCCGGGAAGCTCAACTGGAGCGATCTGGGAGCCCAGATCGTCGTCGAGTCCACGGGATTGTTCACGGATGCCGACAAGGCCAAGGCCCACCTGAAGGGTACGGTGAAGAAAGTCATCATTTCAGCTCCGGGCAAGAACGTCGACGGCACCTTCTGCATGGGAGTCAACATCGACAGCTACGACCCGGCCAGACAACACATCATCTCCAACGCCTCCTGCACCACCAACTGCCTGGCGCCGGTGGCTAAGGTCCTCGATGAAAAATTCGGCATCGAATCGGGTTTCATGACTACGGTGCACAGCTACACGAACGATCAAAACTTGCTTGATCTGCAGCACCGCGACCTGCGGCGCGCCCGCGCAGCTGCGCTCAACATCGTGCCCAGTTCGACCGGCGCCGCTAAGGCGATTGGCCTCGTTCTTCCCAAGCTCGCCGGCCGTTTGGATGGAATCGCGATTCGTGTCCCGACCCCGAACGTCTCGCTTGTCGATCTGGTCATCCTGGCGCGTGCCAAGGCAACGAAGGAGGATGTGAATTTAGCCTTCAGAGCGGCCTCCGAAGGCGCCCTGAAAGGGATCCTCGGCTACTCTGAAGAGCCGCTGGTCTCTTCAGACTACATGCACAACCCGCTGTCCTCGATTGTCGATAGCCTGGAGACCAAGGTCAACGGCAACCTGATCAAGGTCCTCTCCTGGTATGACAACGAGTGGGGCTACTCAATGCGGCTGTTCGATCTGACCCGTTACGTCGGAGCGCGCCTTTGA
- a CDS encoding phosphoglycerate kinase has product MDKLAITDLNMRGKRVFMRVDFNVPIRDAQVGDDLRIRASLPSIRYAVDQGAILILASHLGRPKGGPDPAYSLAPVARRLSVLLGREVKFVPDCVGPAVENAVAGAHPGDVILLENLRFHKEEEANDPLFSKKLGLLAPLYVNDAFGTAHRAHASTEGITHFVEKAAAGFLMEKELTYLGGALEHPQRPFIAIMGGVKISDKIEVIENLLGKVDRLLIGGAMMFTFLKSQGKEIGKSLFEEDKLDLARDLLRRASAGGASKILLPLDAIAAIGVEGEASAHQVPADRIPEGEMGLDIGPKTVEQYVAVIHAAKTIVWNGPMGVFEKDAFAAGTMAIARAVAESKAVSVIGGGDSAAAVAKAGVEDRVTHISTGGGASLEFLAGQVLPGVAALTGKR; this is encoded by the coding sequence ATGGACAAGCTGGCGATCACTGATCTGAACATGAGGGGCAAGCGCGTCTTCATGCGCGTCGATTTCAACGTTCCCATCAGGGATGCGCAAGTCGGCGACGACCTGCGCATCCGCGCCTCTCTTCCCTCGATCCGCTATGCGGTTGATCAGGGCGCGATTTTGATCCTGGCTTCCCATCTGGGGCGGCCTAAAGGCGGACCCGACCCAGCCTATAGCCTCGCGCCGGTGGCCAGGCGACTCTCGGTTTTGCTGGGCAGAGAGGTGAAGTTCGTTCCGGATTGCGTGGGTCCCGCAGTCGAGAATGCCGTGGCCGGCGCTCATCCCGGCGATGTGATCCTGCTCGAGAATCTTCGTTTCCACAAAGAAGAGGAAGCCAACGATCCGCTCTTCTCGAAAAAGCTGGGACTGCTGGCTCCGCTTTATGTGAACGATGCCTTCGGGACTGCGCATCGCGCCCACGCTTCGACCGAAGGGATCACTCATTTCGTTGAAAAGGCGGCCGCCGGATTCCTGATGGAGAAGGAATTGACCTACCTGGGCGGTGCGCTCGAGCATCCGCAACGCCCCTTCATTGCCATCATGGGCGGCGTCAAGATCTCCGACAAGATAGAGGTAATCGAGAATCTCCTGGGAAAGGTAGATCGCCTGCTGATCGGCGGCGCCATGATGTTCACCTTCCTCAAGAGCCAGGGAAAGGAGATCGGCAAGTCACTCTTCGAGGAAGACAAGCTGGATCTGGCGCGCGATCTGCTCAGACGCGCCTCGGCAGGCGGCGCGTCTAAAATATTGCTGCCGTTGGATGCGATTGCCGCCATCGGCGTCGAGGGCGAGGCTTCGGCTCATCAGGTGCCTGCCGACCGGATCCCCGAAGGCGAGATGGGCCTGGACATCGGACCGAAGACGGTGGAACAGTATGTGGCTGTCATCCATGCCGCCAAGACGATTGTCTGGAATGGGCCGATGGGGGTGTTTGAAAAGGATGCCTTTGCCGCGGGGACCATGGCAATCGCCCGCGCCGTGGCCGAATCCAAAGCGGTTTCCGTGATCGGCGGCGGCGATTCGGCGGCCGCTGTCGCCAAGGCGGGTGTTGAAGATCGAGTCACTCACATCTCTACCGGTGGAGGCGCCTCGCTCGAGTTTCTAGCCGGCCAGGTCCTGCCGGGAGTGGCTGCTCTTACCGGCAAACGTTAG
- the lptD gene encoding LPS assembly protein LptD — MSNHCLLLHIVSRLVAAAIVASGLSWAQTQLPAQGFDQVSTALPYKDGTVVLTSGRQERISKTTYRLSENVRITYQEIVITCDSAEFDEVTRKGTTSGLTRFTQNKQWLTCSRAEFDLTRQTAKFYDAMGYTDQEFLIQGRLVLKTGRDTYKVERGSLTACPEKRPKWAFSVGDANIHLDQTAHIRRVLFEIKGVPVLYFPYLVVPLEAKKRSSGFLPFHTGNSTTKGRQFDLGWYQTLGSSADMTLYGDYFSLRGFGLGGILRARPNEQTHLHIDAYGVNDRQDQGGAHLLVDADTQFQNGFRAAAKVNITTNFRFRQTFSEGLRSATIPEEQALLFATRNLDSFSTNFSFERNEVFFPDRSLVIRKSPSMEFVSLGRSLGKLPLIFYLRAAAEGLSRVDSAIETPSIVQRLDFHPRLALRLPSLAGFSLLPSVGIRETYYSARLSDGAQPAVITSPLRRQYTDFEVELRTPGLERRFHSTRFGDFRHLVEPLITYRRIHGITHLAETIRFDDQDAIADTNEVEYGIVNRIMRRRETRPGYSEDYEFLAFQLAQKYYFDPTFGGAFVPDQPNLFYPLNTLSGFSSTGIQRALSPVNIRLRLTPRPSISWDVRADYDTKLNRLRNTSLWATWQHARLLFAGTYVKTNALEPSAVAANHIQGQIGYGDPQRSLGFSGSFTMSYNIQTGTLLNSNSRLNYMWNCCGISLQFQQFDLGLRTESRFSFSFNLKGIGNFGNIKRPENLF; from the coding sequence GTGTCGAACCACTGCCTGCTTCTACATATCGTTTCCCGGCTGGTCGCCGCCGCGATCGTGGCGTCCGGGCTCAGCTGGGCCCAGACCCAGCTCCCAGCCCAGGGGTTCGACCAGGTCAGCACTGCACTTCCCTACAAGGACGGCACCGTCGTGCTGACTTCCGGCAGGCAGGAAAGGATCAGCAAGACGACTTATCGCCTGAGCGAGAACGTCCGCATCACGTATCAGGAAATAGTGATCACCTGCGACAGCGCCGAGTTTGATGAGGTCACACGTAAAGGCACGACCTCGGGACTGACCCGTTTCACCCAGAACAAGCAGTGGCTCACCTGCTCGCGGGCCGAGTTTGATCTCACCCGGCAGACGGCCAAGTTCTATGACGCGATGGGCTATACGGACCAGGAATTCCTGATCCAGGGGCGGCTGGTTCTCAAGACCGGGCGTGATACCTACAAGGTGGAGCGAGGCTCTCTGACGGCCTGCCCGGAAAAGCGTCCCAAATGGGCGTTCAGCGTCGGGGACGCCAACATTCATCTCGATCAGACTGCGCACATCCGCCGCGTGCTTTTCGAGATCAAGGGCGTGCCGGTGCTCTATTTCCCCTACCTGGTTGTCCCCCTGGAAGCCAAGAAGCGGAGCAGCGGTTTCCTTCCTTTCCACACCGGGAACTCGACCACGAAGGGGAGACAATTCGACCTCGGTTGGTATCAGACCCTGGGTTCGAGCGCGGACATGACGCTGTACGGCGATTACTTTAGCCTGCGCGGATTTGGCCTGGGCGGCATTCTCCGCGCCCGGCCCAACGAGCAAACCCACCTCCACATAGATGCGTATGGGGTCAACGACAGGCAGGACCAAGGTGGAGCCCATCTGCTGGTGGATGCAGACACCCAATTCCAGAACGGCTTCCGGGCAGCGGCCAAGGTCAACATCACGACCAATTTCCGCTTCCGGCAGACTTTCTCGGAGGGTTTGCGGTCAGCTACGATTCCTGAGGAGCAGGCGCTCCTGTTCGCTACACGCAACCTCGACAGCTTTTCGACCAACTTCTCGTTCGAACGCAACGAGGTATTCTTCCCAGACCGATCCCTGGTAATCCGGAAATCGCCTTCAATGGAGTTTGTCTCGCTCGGAAGATCCCTGGGCAAGCTGCCCCTGATATTCTACCTGCGCGCTGCCGCGGAGGGGCTCTCGCGGGTCGACAGCGCCATCGAGACGCCGAGCATCGTTCAACGCCTTGATTTCCATCCGCGCCTGGCGCTGCGCCTCCCTTCCCTCGCCGGCTTCTCGCTTCTGCCGTCTGTCGGCATCCGGGAAACTTACTATAGTGCAAGGCTGTCCGACGGTGCCCAACCGGCGGTGATTACGTCCCCTCTGCGCCGGCAGTATACCGATTTCGAGGTTGAGCTGCGTACCCCCGGGCTGGAGAGGAGATTCCACTCAACGCGGTTCGGAGACTTCAGGCACCTCGTCGAACCTCTGATCACCTATCGGAGGATCCACGGCATCACCCATCTGGCGGAAACCATTCGCTTTGATGACCAGGATGCCATCGCCGATACCAACGAAGTGGAATACGGTATTGTGAACCGCATCATGCGCAGGAGGGAAACCAGACCAGGATACAGCGAAGACTACGAATTCCTGGCCTTCCAGTTGGCGCAGAAGTATTACTTCGATCCCACCTTCGGCGGAGCCTTTGTTCCCGACCAGCCCAACTTGTTCTACCCGTTGAATACGCTGAGCGGATTCTCATCGACGGGCATCCAACGTGCACTGTCTCCCGTGAACATAAGGCTGCGGCTAACCCCCAGGCCCAGCATCTCCTGGGATGTGCGCGCCGACTATGACACCAAGCTCAACCGGCTGCGCAATACCAGTCTCTGGGCGACCTGGCAGCATGCCAGGCTGTTGTTTGCGGGCACCTACGTCAAAACGAACGCGCTCGAGCCCAGCGCGGTCGCTGCCAACCACATACAGGGGCAAATCGGCTACGGTGACCCTCAGCGGTCGCTGGGATTCTCCGGCAGCTTTACGATGAGCTACAACATCCAAACCGGAACGCTTCTCAACAGCAACTCACGGCTGAACTATATGTGGAATTGTTGCGGGATCTCGTTGCAGTTTCAGCAGTTCGACCTTGGGTTGCGGACCGAGAGCCGGTTCAGTTTTTCCTTCAATCTGAAAGGCATCGGGAACTTCGGCAACATCAAGCGGCCGGAAAACCTCTTCTGA
- a CDS encoding GHMP kinase, whose product MIETSAPTRVDLAGGTVDIWPLYLFHERAVTVNFAVDVPARCRVIPRSDRKFLLRSLDTQESAEFDGPAPLRTTPSLKLLARLIYFFQPPCGLEMVTDCAAPPGSGLAGSSALNIAICSALNHLTGAKFNQGELIRIARNVEAQVIDVPTGEQDYYPAAYGGLQAIHFSPSGVQREVIDVDLERLSERMILVYSGRLRNSGINNWDVMKRHIDGDPTIYRAFEGIVDAANRAVDALRRGSFDEIDEVLAAEWANRRLLSAGITTPEIDEIVALATSFGARSAKVCGAGGGGCVVLSVPEGRRAEIQDKLRERRVQVIDYRIARQGVSLGNC is encoded by the coding sequence ATGATTGAAACTTCTGCTCCGACGCGGGTTGATCTCGCGGGGGGAACCGTCGATATCTGGCCGCTCTATCTCTTCCACGAGCGGGCCGTGACTGTGAACTTTGCCGTGGACGTGCCGGCACGCTGCAGAGTCATACCCCGCAGCGACCGGAAATTCCTGCTGCGCTCGCTCGATACTCAGGAATCGGCCGAATTCGACGGGCCGGCACCTTTGCGAACGACGCCCTCGCTCAAGCTTCTGGCGCGGCTGATCTATTTTTTCCAGCCCCCCTGCGGCCTGGAGATGGTGACCGACTGCGCGGCACCGCCGGGGTCGGGTCTGGCGGGTTCGTCGGCCCTCAACATTGCGATCTGTTCGGCGCTGAATCACCTGACAGGCGCGAAGTTCAACCAGGGGGAATTGATCCGGATTGCGCGAAACGTGGAAGCGCAGGTGATCGACGTCCCCACCGGCGAACAGGACTATTACCCTGCCGCTTATGGTGGACTGCAGGCCATTCACTTCTCACCGAGCGGGGTGCAGCGCGAGGTGATCGATGTGGATCTTGAGCGGCTGTCCGAGCGCATGATCCTGGTCTACTCGGGACGTTTGCGGAATTCCGGCATCAACAACTGGGACGTCATGAAACGCCACATCGACGGCGACCCGACGATCTATAGGGCTTTCGAAGGAATCGTTGACGCCGCCAACCGGGCCGTGGATGCGTTGCGCCGCGGGTCCTTCGACGAAATCGACGAGGTGCTGGCCGCGGAATGGGCCAATCGCAGACTGTTGAGTGCCGGCATCACAACCCCCGAAATCGATGAAATCGTTGCCCTGGCGACATCCTTCGGTGCGCGCTCCGCAAAGGTGTGCGGTGCGGGAGGCGGGGGTTGCGTAGTGTTGAGTGTGCCGGAGGGCCGGCGAGCGGAGATTCAAGACAAGCTGAGAGAACGCCGCGTGCAGGTTATCGATTACCGGATCGCCCGTCAGGGCGTGTCACTGGGAAATTGTTGA
- the folK gene encoding 2-amino-4-hydroxy-6-hydroxymethyldihydropteridine diphosphokinase has translation MTEACTVYLSAGSNLGDRKAHLRSGIDGLRSVGLAALRVSSVFETEPVGFLNQPWFLNIVVEAETRLTPRQLLACCLEVESQHGRVRSFPGAPRTLDLDILLYGDLVIDEPGLQIPHPRMAQRRFVLEPLAQMAPEVRHPTLGQSIHTLLASCTDSSRVTFHSELAV, from the coding sequence ATGACTGAAGCCTGCACTGTCTATCTGTCTGCCGGTTCGAACCTCGGCGATAGAAAGGCCCATCTGAGAAGTGGTATCGACGGCCTGCGCAGCGTGGGGCTTGCCGCGCTCCGGGTATCGTCCGTTTTCGAAACCGAGCCTGTCGGTTTTCTGAATCAGCCGTGGTTCCTGAATATTGTCGTGGAGGCGGAAACACGCCTCACGCCGCGCCAGCTGCTCGCCTGCTGCCTGGAGGTCGAATCCCAGCACGGCCGGGTTCGTTCCTTCCCGGGAGCCCCGCGCACGCTCGACCTTGATATCCTTCTTTATGGTGACCTTGTCATCGATGAGCCGGGCCTTCAGATTCCCCACCCGAGAATGGCGCAACGGCGATTCGTCCTCGAACCGCTCGCTCAGATGGCTCCTGAGGTCCGGCATCCAACGCTGGGACAGTCAATCCACACTTTGTTGGCCTCATGCACCGACTCCTCGCGAGTGACGTTCCATTCCGAGCTCGCCGTTTGA